The following are encoded together in the Streptomyces rapamycinicus NRRL 5491 genome:
- a CDS encoding PrpF domain-containing protein yields the protein MLRLQGEMIRGGTSKCWIFDHHDVVATGVDADTLLLAAFNAADPRQIDGVGGASSTTSKAAIVQLSEVAGVDVSYAFAQVGIGDERVEWTSNCGNCATAVALYAVHRGLVPITSDTTTVRMLNVNTGARLTGTIPTPGLTAPDEGTAVVPGTDALGVPVLLGFQDPAGSTTGRALPTGRPLDTLTGPDGPVEASLVDAGAPAALFDAKAFGLDGSESLAAFATVVPALTVLRRKAALAMGLVREDAPVSHAVPKVGVVGGPVTYRTTHGHPVTQDQYDVAVRMVSMHAPHPAIGLTSAVALATAAATPGTLAHRVTRQTADGTLRLGTPAGVITARAVPTPDGASPTVLLHRAARRIARAELLVPVPEGRPV from the coding sequence GTGTTGCGTCTGCAGGGCGAGATGATCCGCGGGGGTACCAGCAAGTGCTGGATCTTCGACCACCACGATGTGGTGGCCACCGGAGTGGATGCCGACACCCTGCTGCTCGCCGCCTTCAACGCGGCCGACCCCCGGCAGATCGACGGCGTCGGCGGCGCCTCGTCCACCACCTCCAAGGCCGCGATCGTCCAGCTGTCGGAAGTGGCGGGCGTCGATGTCTCCTACGCCTTCGCGCAGGTGGGCATCGGCGACGAGCGGGTGGAGTGGACCAGCAACTGCGGCAACTGCGCCACCGCGGTCGCGCTGTACGCCGTCCACCGCGGTCTGGTGCCGATCACCTCGGACACCACCACCGTCCGCATGCTCAATGTGAACACCGGGGCCCGCCTCACCGGCACCATCCCCACCCCCGGCCTGACCGCGCCCGACGAGGGCACCGCCGTGGTGCCCGGCACCGACGCGCTCGGGGTGCCGGTCCTGCTGGGGTTCCAGGACCCGGCGGGTTCGACCACCGGCCGTGCCCTGCCCACCGGCCGCCCCCTGGACACCCTGACCGGGCCGGACGGCCCCGTCGAAGCCTCGCTCGTGGACGCGGGCGCGCCTGCCGCGCTCTTCGACGCCAAGGCGTTCGGCCTCGACGGTTCCGAATCCCTGGCCGCGTTCGCCACCGTGGTGCCCGCGCTCACCGTGCTGCGCCGCAAGGCGGCGCTCGCGATGGGGCTGGTCCGCGAGGACGCCCCGGTCAGCCACGCGGTGCCGAAGGTCGGCGTCGTCGGCGGCCCCGTAACATATCGCACCACCCACGGTCACCCGGTCACTCAGGACCAGTACGACGTGGCCGTACGCATGGTCTCCATGCACGCCCCGCATCCGGCGATCGGCCTCACCTCCGCCGTCGCCCTGGCGACGGCCGCCGCGACCCCCGGCACCCTCGCCCACCGCGTCACGCGGCAGACCGCCGACGGCACGCTGCGGCTGGGCACCCCCGCGGGCGTCATCACCGCCCGAGCCGTCCCCACACCGGACGGCGCGTCCCCCACGGTGCTGCTGCACCGCGCCGCCCGGCGCATCGCCCGAGCCGAACTTCTCGTTCCCGTCCCGGAAGGACGCCCCGTATGA
- a CDS encoding LysR family transcriptional regulator, producing MLDVRRILLFAEVARRGSVTATARALNYTPSAVSQQVSRLETEAGQPLLDRHARGVTLTDAGRALADRGERIARELKAAESELADFAGLRAGTLRIGTFPTVGASLLPPAVIAFRDTHPDVRLTVRSARIAGLWSMLESREIEMSLMWDYDWCRIDREDVDITPLLDDPPALLVGDRHPLATRTDATLADLADDSWITRADRHPVAEALVRSCRAVGFEPQIAYEAHDYQEAQGLVAAGLGVALAPTLALEGIRPGVSVLPLRPPAPVRRILLVRMADHALTPAAGAFLGSLRESAAARRTDALDAGGRAVVPDPRSGS from the coding sequence GTGCTGGACGTCCGGCGCATTCTGCTCTTCGCCGAGGTGGCCCGGCGCGGCTCCGTGACGGCCACCGCCCGCGCCCTGAACTACACACCATCAGCGGTGTCGCAGCAGGTCAGCCGACTGGAGACGGAGGCCGGCCAGCCGCTGCTGGACCGCCACGCACGGGGTGTCACCCTCACCGACGCCGGGCGCGCCCTCGCCGACCGGGGGGAGCGGATCGCCCGTGAGCTGAAGGCCGCGGAGAGTGAGCTCGCCGACTTCGCGGGGCTCCGCGCGGGCACTCTGCGCATCGGCACCTTCCCCACCGTCGGCGCCTCGCTGCTGCCGCCCGCCGTCATCGCCTTCCGCGACACCCACCCGGACGTACGGCTGACCGTGCGCAGCGCCCGTATCGCGGGCCTGTGGTCGATGCTGGAGAGCCGGGAGATCGAGATGTCGCTGATGTGGGACTACGACTGGTGCCGCATCGACCGCGAGGACGTGGACATCACCCCGCTCCTCGACGATCCGCCCGCCCTCCTGGTCGGTGACCGCCACCCGCTGGCCACCCGTACCGACGCCACCCTCGCCGATCTCGCCGACGATTCGTGGATCACCCGTGCCGACCGCCATCCGGTGGCCGAGGCCCTGGTGCGCAGCTGCCGGGCGGTCGGCTTCGAACCGCAGATCGCCTATGAGGCACACGACTACCAGGAGGCGCAAGGCCTGGTGGCCGCCGGTCTGGGCGTGGCGCTGGCCCCGACCCTGGCCCTGGAGGGCATCCGCCCCGGCGTCAGCGTGCTGCCGCTGCGGCCGCCCGCGCCGGTGCGCCGGATCCTGCTCGTGCGCATGGCCGACCACGCCCTCACCCCCGCCGCCGGGGCGTTCCTCGGCTCGCTGCGGGAGAGCGCCGCGGCCCGGCGGACCGACGCGCTGGACGCGGGCGGACGGGCGGTGGTGCCGGATCCGCGCTCCGGCTCATGA
- a CDS encoding alpha/beta hydrolase fold domain-containing protein, with amino-acid sequence MAFTLDPELAAVLQALAEQSDPTPPPERDDWRTLRARGTASLRWMASLLPAYPSGYPLVKASSHKVRSADGAEILVRWYEKAESAPGSAVVYAHGGGMIAGSVDLHDSVVAGYVQATGVPFLSVDYRLAPDAATGTGPVEDVFAALIWLGEQAPELRVDPRRIAVMGDSAGGGLAAGVAILARDRGVPLARQALLYPMLDDRTLTPDPRLTPYVAWTWDDNWTGWHALLGAAFGTDDVPPQVAPARVATVEGLAPAYVEVGELDIFRAEAVTYAQRLADADIPTELHLHSGAIHEYDRLAPASRLARRAVEDRRRVISSL; translated from the coding sequence ATGGCCTTCACCCTCGACCCTGAGCTCGCCGCGGTTCTCCAGGCCCTCGCGGAACAGAGCGACCCCACTCCCCCGCCCGAGCGCGACGACTGGCGGACGCTGCGCGCCAGGGGCACGGCCTCGCTGCGGTGGATGGCCTCACTGCTCCCGGCGTACCCGTCCGGCTATCCGCTGGTGAAGGCGTCCTCGCACAAGGTGCGGTCCGCGGACGGGGCGGAGATCCTCGTCCGCTGGTACGAGAAGGCCGAGTCCGCGCCGGGCTCCGCGGTCGTCTACGCCCATGGCGGCGGGATGATCGCCGGGAGTGTCGATCTCCATGACTCCGTGGTCGCCGGGTACGTCCAGGCCACCGGGGTGCCGTTCCTGTCCGTGGACTACCGTCTGGCCCCCGACGCGGCCACCGGCACCGGCCCCGTGGAGGATGTGTTCGCCGCGCTGATCTGGCTGGGCGAGCAGGCGCCCGAGCTGAGGGTCGATCCCCGCCGCATCGCCGTCATGGGTGACAGCGCCGGGGGCGGGCTCGCCGCGGGCGTGGCGATCCTCGCCCGTGACCGGGGCGTCCCGCTCGCCCGCCAGGCCCTGCTGTATCCCATGCTGGACGACCGCACTCTCACCCCGGATCCCCGGCTGACCCCCTATGTGGCCTGGACCTGGGACGACAACTGGACCGGCTGGCATGCCCTGCTGGGCGCGGCGTTCGGCACCGACGACGTCCCGCCACAGGTGGCGCCCGCGCGCGTCGCCACCGTCGAGGGCCTGGCACCGGCCTATGTCGAGGTCGGAGAGCTCGACATCTTCCGTGCGGAGGCCGTCACCTACGCCCAGCGGCTCGCCGACGCCGACATCCCCACCGAACTGCATCTGCACAGCGGGGCCATCCATGAGTACGACCGCCTCGCCCCCGCCTCCCGGCTCGCCCGCCGGGCCGTGGAGGACCGCAGGCGGGTGATCTCCTCGCTGTGA